A genomic segment from Lignipirellula cremea encodes:
- a CDS encoding DUF1552 domain-containing protein, protein MPFHRRQLLKGAAAAFGSLQLPPWLGSVQAAVKARAGGQSQQPMRFVFCIRSNGLWAEMLQPPALLNRLPFPVAYDEKGRLVPGEHGSGRRLVTPAADLALGKDLQLNEVMQPLTPFRQKLSILQGINSGFSVYHKAGYQTLGAFAGKKRDSDEVAGPTVDSMLARAFPGPAPHVCLGHDPKSPSGVAYVPTSAEARDKPIAFFTHPKRAYKELFGVVGEGSARSHYETQSDILDFFAADAQRLRARTAGPEREQLDRYLNAFESLRQSRQEVEAIRDQLRRYAPKPPAEIEAGATMKVGAGNTEIAIASLLSGLTNVVTLRFDLLSSSSYEGVGSLHAGIGHGQVKDMVGARRQVCRFHFEQIARMATALEAIPEGDGTMLDNTVFVYTSDNGETHHSAGVNYPILLLGDLGGRLATGRYFAPGNEQTDRSQPGYTRLGDVWATLLAAAGQPYQDFGIPINGLPHRPIESLLA, encoded by the coding sequence ATGCCATTCCATCGCAGGCAACTTCTGAAAGGCGCCGCTGCGGCGTTCGGTTCGCTGCAGCTGCCGCCCTGGCTGGGATCGGTCCAGGCGGCAGTGAAAGCGCGGGCCGGGGGCCAGTCGCAGCAGCCCATGCGGTTTGTGTTTTGTATCCGCTCGAACGGGCTGTGGGCCGAAATGCTGCAGCCGCCCGCCCTGCTGAATCGCTTGCCGTTTCCGGTCGCCTACGACGAGAAAGGGCGACTCGTCCCCGGAGAGCATGGCAGTGGAAGACGCCTCGTCACGCCGGCGGCCGACCTGGCTTTGGGAAAAGACCTGCAGCTGAACGAAGTGATGCAGCCGCTCACGCCGTTTCGCCAGAAGCTCTCGATCCTGCAGGGGATCAACTCGGGTTTCTCCGTCTACCACAAAGCCGGCTACCAGACGCTGGGAGCCTTTGCTGGCAAGAAGCGGGACTCCGATGAAGTCGCCGGACCGACGGTCGACTCCATGCTGGCCCGGGCGTTCCCGGGACCGGCGCCGCATGTTTGCCTGGGGCACGATCCCAAGTCGCCGTCGGGCGTGGCGTATGTGCCAACTTCGGCCGAGGCCCGCGACAAGCCGATCGCTTTCTTCACGCATCCGAAACGGGCGTACAAAGAACTGTTCGGCGTGGTCGGCGAAGGGTCCGCCCGCAGCCATTATGAAACGCAGTCCGACATTCTCGATTTCTTCGCCGCCGACGCCCAGCGTTTGCGGGCCCGCACGGCGGGTCCGGAACGGGAGCAACTGGACCGCTATTTGAATGCCTTTGAGTCGTTGCGGCAGAGTCGGCAGGAGGTCGAAGCGATCCGCGACCAGTTGCGGCGGTACGCGCCCAAGCCGCCGGCTGAGATCGAGGCCGGCGCCACCATGAAGGTCGGCGCCGGGAATACCGAGATCGCCATCGCCTCCCTGCTGAGCGGGCTGACGAATGTCGTTACGCTGCGGTTTGATCTGCTCAGCTCCAGCAGTTATGAGGGAGTCGGTTCGTTGCACGCCGGCATCGGACACGGCCAGGTGAAGGATATGGTCGGCGCCCGGCGCCAGGTGTGCCGCTTTCACTTTGAGCAGATCGCCCGCATGGCGACCGCCCTGGAAGCGATCCCCGAAGGGGACGGCACGATGCTCGATAACACGGTGTTTGTGTATACGAGCGACAACGGCGAAACGCATCACTCGGCCGGCGTGAATTACCCGATCCTGCTGCTGGGCGATCTGGGCGGCCGCCTGGCCACGGGCCGGTACTTCGCCCCGGGGAACGAGCAGACCGACCGCAGCCAGCCCGGCTATACTCGTCTGGGAGATGTCTGGGCGACCCTGCTGGCCGCCGCTGGACAACCGTACCAGGACTTCGGCATACCGATCAACGGCTTGCCGCATCGACCCATTGAATCCCTGCTGGCTTGA
- a CDS encoding DUF1588 domain-containing protein — MNVLSPALRLPGRVAQVRRACLACGVWLAYVFCLGASVPTLAGEPVDEASARQLRVGFDQTAGPFLLQHCVDCHGADDPAGGVSLHPLDPTRLGGDDAALWQKVLQVLKFGQMPPPGEPQPERADLDRMTSWIQAELAAAGQESDVDHKLLQPAYANLLQHEKLFDGSITGPAFSRPRLWRIHPEAYDQLLVGFGRELTLGGPLSKPFTVGEGKGLAANYAALMQADSATLGQLMLNCRQIAQLQTTGFVRQEQDRKTKEMVEKIHRRAPDSFAAILDSPDAPTAEQIAAAVAEEFQLVLLRSPSKEEAADFTDLLQRAIAVGGKAGGLRTLAMAVLMRPEAIYRMEVGLGDTTADGRRMLSPYELAHALAYALTDLPPDQVLLGPRKNNRPGPPSLLDLARDGQLQSRDDVLRVATQMWDNEELQKPRVLRFFQEFFGYAHAETVFKGDRAGKEFHTKILVKDADDLVLHLVRQDREVLRELLTTDRFFVQWPGSQAEYDRKIQYITERIKPGNKADRNYKYFVARVEQGLRPMPQANPTWRSTVRFYNLHENTWDYPLEQPFPMPPGERVGLLTHPAWLAAWSGNFENDPIRRGKWIRENLLAGAAPEAPITVDASVPEDPHKTLRQRLTVTRQEYCWKCHQNMEPLALPLEAYDDFGQFRTVEGLGDTRALTKPKSTAPLETHGQIIHSGDPAIDGPVRDVHELMQRLASSSRVRQSFVRHAFRYWLGRNEMLSDSPTLIAADQAYVEQDGSFKALVLSLLTSDSFLYRK; from the coding sequence ATGAACGTCCTCTCCCCTGCCCTTCGCTTGCCGGGCCGAGTCGCGCAGGTCCGTCGCGCATGCCTGGCGTGCGGCGTTTGGCTGGCGTACGTCTTCTGCCTGGGAGCGTCCGTCCCGACGCTCGCCGGTGAGCCAGTGGACGAAGCGTCGGCCCGGCAACTGCGCGTCGGGTTCGACCAGACGGCCGGGCCATTCCTGCTGCAGCATTGCGTGGATTGCCATGGAGCAGACGATCCGGCAGGCGGCGTCTCCCTGCATCCGCTGGATCCGACCCGGCTGGGCGGAGACGATGCGGCCCTGTGGCAGAAAGTGCTCCAGGTGCTGAAGTTTGGCCAGATGCCGCCGCCAGGCGAACCTCAGCCGGAGCGGGCCGACCTGGACCGCATGACCAGCTGGATCCAGGCCGAACTGGCCGCCGCGGGGCAGGAATCGGATGTTGATCACAAGCTGCTGCAGCCGGCTTACGCCAATTTGCTGCAGCATGAAAAACTGTTCGACGGTTCGATCACGGGCCCTGCGTTCAGCCGGCCGCGACTGTGGCGGATTCATCCGGAAGCGTACGACCAGCTGCTGGTCGGATTCGGCCGGGAGCTGACCCTGGGCGGGCCGCTGAGCAAGCCGTTTACTGTCGGCGAAGGGAAAGGACTCGCCGCCAATTACGCCGCGCTCATGCAGGCGGACTCAGCCACGCTGGGACAGCTGATGCTCAACTGCCGGCAGATCGCCCAGCTGCAGACGACCGGCTTTGTCCGGCAGGAGCAGGATCGCAAAACGAAGGAGATGGTCGAGAAGATTCACCGCCGCGCGCCGGATTCGTTCGCCGCCATTCTCGACAGCCCGGACGCACCGACCGCCGAGCAGATCGCCGCTGCGGTGGCGGAAGAATTCCAGCTGGTGCTGCTCCGCTCCCCCAGCAAAGAAGAGGCGGCCGACTTCACCGATCTGCTGCAGCGGGCGATCGCCGTTGGCGGCAAAGCGGGCGGCCTGCGCACCCTGGCGATGGCGGTGCTGATGCGGCCGGAAGCGATCTACCGGATGGAAGTCGGCCTGGGCGATACGACCGCTGACGGCCGGCGGATGCTCTCCCCTTACGAGCTGGCCCACGCGCTGGCGTACGCCTTGACCGATCTGCCGCCGGACCAGGTGCTGCTGGGTCCCCGCAAAAACAATCGGCCCGGACCGCCGTCGCTGCTGGACCTGGCCCGCGACGGCCAGCTGCAGTCGCGCGATGACGTCCTGCGTGTGGCGACGCAGATGTGGGATAACGAAGAGCTGCAGAAGCCGCGAGTCCTCCGCTTCTTTCAAGAGTTCTTCGGCTACGCCCACGCCGAAACGGTCTTCAAAGGAGACCGCGCCGGCAAGGAGTTCCACACGAAGATTCTGGTCAAAGACGCCGACGACCTGGTGCTGCACCTGGTGCGGCAGGATCGGGAAGTCCTCCGCGAGCTGCTCACGACCGATCGCTTCTTTGTGCAGTGGCCCGGCTCCCAGGCGGAATACGACCGGAAGATCCAGTACATCACGGAGCGGATCAAACCGGGGAACAAGGCCGACCGCAACTACAAGTATTTTGTCGCCCGGGTGGAACAAGGCCTGCGTCCCATGCCGCAGGCGAACCCCACGTGGCGATCGACCGTGCGGTTCTATAACCTGCACGAGAACACCTGGGACTACCCCCTGGAGCAACCGTTCCCGATGCCGCCCGGCGAACGCGTGGGGCTGCTCACGCATCCCGCCTGGCTGGCGGCCTGGTCCGGCAATTTTGAGAATGACCCGATCCGTCGGGGGAAGTGGATTCGCGAGAACCTGCTGGCCGGAGCGGCGCCCGAGGCGCCGATCACGGTCGACGCCAGCGTGCCGGAAGACCCGCACAAAACGCTCCGCCAAAGACTGACCGTCACCCGGCAGGAATACTGCTGGAAGTGCCATCAGAACATGGAGCCGCTGGCCCTGCCGCTGGAAGCGTACGACGACTTTGGCCAGTTCCGCACGGTCGAAGGACTGGGCGACACCCGCGCCCTGACGAAGCCGAAATCGACGGCTCCGCTGGAGACACATGGCCAGATTATCCACTCCGGCGATCCTGCCATCGACGGCCCCGTGCGTGATGTGCACGAGCTGATGCAGCGTCTGGCCAGTTCGTCGCGGGTGCGTCAAAGCTTTGTGCGGCACGCCTTCCGCTATTGGCTGGGACGGAACGAAATGCTGAGCGATTCGCCCACGCTGATCGCCGCCGACCAGGCGTATGTCGAACAGGACGGCAGCTTCAAGGCGCTCGTCCTGTCGCTGCTGACGTCCGACTCTTTTTTGTATCGCAAGTAA
- a CDS encoding sialate O-acetylesterase — protein MSIRSLSVSALLLTLLAAASPALAAEKVVKVYFLVGQSNMEGKGNPAHLDTYREDPAIKPTYAGLKDGDGWKVRDDVWITYPSKAGGAKHGPLTIGYGTKEPESIGPEFGFGHAIGEATETPVLLIKIAWGGKSLAVDFRPPSAPPTDAELAAMLERLQKKAPNTTLEEVKDRYGFYYRETIRHAKEELANIDAEFPELKGYKPEIAGFIWHQGFNDVINGDLKAEQYASYTRWLADFIRDVRKDLSAPDMPFVIGELSTGGIPNRGDFQKAQAATADMKEFQGNVAFVPTAEYYDTVAQALFEKGAWKGTDEEKAQWAAVGNDRPYHYLGSGKTYYLKGVAFADAVLKLQSK, from the coding sequence ATGTCGATTCGAAGTTTGTCTGTTTCCGCACTCCTGCTGACTTTGCTGGCGGCCGCGTCTCCGGCGCTGGCGGCGGAGAAGGTCGTCAAGGTGTATTTTCTGGTCGGTCAGTCCAACATGGAAGGGAAAGGGAACCCGGCCCATCTGGATACCTATCGCGAGGATCCGGCCATCAAGCCGACGTACGCGGGACTGAAAGACGGCGACGGCTGGAAGGTCCGCGACGATGTGTGGATCACCTACCCGTCGAAAGCAGGCGGCGCCAAACATGGCCCGCTGACGATCGGTTACGGCACGAAGGAGCCGGAGTCGATCGGCCCCGAGTTTGGCTTTGGCCATGCGATCGGCGAAGCGACCGAAACGCCCGTGCTGCTGATCAAGATCGCCTGGGGCGGCAAGTCGCTGGCCGTCGATTTCCGTCCGCCGAGCGCCCCGCCGACCGACGCCGAACTTGCCGCGATGCTGGAACGCCTCCAGAAGAAGGCGCCGAATACCACCCTGGAAGAGGTGAAAGATCGCTACGGATTTTACTATCGCGAAACGATCCGCCACGCCAAAGAAGAACTGGCGAATATCGATGCGGAGTTCCCGGAGCTGAAAGGGTACAAGCCTGAGATCGCCGGCTTCATCTGGCACCAGGGCTTTAACGACGTCATCAATGGCGATCTCAAAGCGGAGCAGTACGCTTCTTATACCCGGTGGCTGGCCGACTTTATTCGCGACGTGCGGAAGGATCTCTCGGCGCCTGACATGCCGTTTGTCATCGGCGAGCTCAGCACGGGCGGCATCCCCAACCGGGGCGACTTCCAGAAAGCCCAGGCCGCCACGGCCGACATGAAAGAGTTCCAGGGGAACGTCGCCTTTGTGCCGACCGCCGAGTACTACGACACGGTCGCCCAGGCACTATTCGAAAAAGGCGCCTGGAAAGGAACCGACGAAGAGAAAGCCCAGTGGGCCGCCGTCGGCAACGATCGCCCTTACCATTACCTGGGCTCCGGCAAGACGTACTACCTCAAAGGCGTCGCCTTCGCCGACGCCGTGCTGAAACTGCAGAGCAAGTAA
- a CDS encoding type IA DNA topoisomerase, producing the protein MKVVLAEKPSVARDLAAHLRAASRRDGYFEGNGYQVTWALGHLVELQEPADYDPAFQAWSLETLPIVPEEFALKLRGDAGARKQFTVVKRLFRAATSLICATDAGREGELIFRYIQSFCDCTRKPTQRLWLSSLTPAAIDKAFRNLRPLSDYDPLYHAARCRSEADWIVGLNATRNYTVRFGSGGILWSLGRVQTPVLAMIAGRDDEIRTFRPQKFWELLTLYRDVRFRFTGDRFTKQDEAEALLANVRPHPLVIQKANSKPEQSLPPQLYDLTELQRDMNRRYGMSAASVLQGAQSLYEAKLISYPRTDSRYLGSEMKSEAQRIMQRLQTFKPQEVGKLNLQALPFNGRIINSQKVSDHHAIIPTGASPASLADRERKIFEAIVIRFIAAFYPPCIKEATTVDALAGKTPFRARGVRIVSPGWTELYPRKAKGKEADDAQPLPAFKPGESGPHKPWIQPGETTPPKHFTENTLLGAMDTAGKTVDDAELREALKEKGLGTPATRAAIIETLLNRKYLVRQAKNLEATDLGRYLIALVRDPQLKSPELTGEWESMLKRIETGKAAPEAFMQEIADYIRRILRSSEPLEIDEQKLGDCPQCGQPVIAGKRAFGCSAWRGGCTFVLEPAFGEVELDPRQVRALLQHGVLLEPIELGDGRKHQLSMTRTGALVEIPVPQGDEQSGGKRRGKKRTSRRSRAGDAEPGGTTPGGGRTRRAASGRARTSGSGTKRATSAKAGKTTRSRKSPQTDTAGGAEGGKKETASTALGLCPLCEAAVVEQPKSFCCSRWREGCPMTVWKTMSGKRISARTVKTLLRDGKTSVLKGFKSQAGQPFSAALVLVDGKVTFDFDH; encoded by the coding sequence GTGAAGGTTGTCCTCGCCGAGAAACCGTCGGTCGCCCGGGATCTGGCCGCCCACCTGCGCGCCGCGTCCCGCCGGGACGGGTACTTTGAAGGGAACGGCTACCAGGTCACCTGGGCGCTGGGGCATCTGGTCGAGCTCCAGGAGCCAGCCGACTACGACCCGGCATTCCAGGCGTGGTCGCTGGAAACGCTGCCGATTGTGCCGGAAGAATTCGCCCTGAAACTGCGGGGCGACGCGGGCGCCCGGAAGCAGTTCACCGTGGTGAAGCGGCTGTTTCGTGCCGCCACGTCGCTCATTTGCGCGACCGATGCGGGCCGCGAAGGGGAGCTGATCTTTCGCTACATCCAGTCGTTTTGCGATTGCACCCGCAAGCCGACGCAGCGGCTGTGGCTCAGCTCGCTGACCCCGGCCGCCATCGACAAGGCGTTCCGCAACCTGCGGCCGCTGTCCGATTACGACCCGCTGTACCATGCGGCCCGTTGCCGCAGCGAGGCCGACTGGATCGTTGGCCTGAACGCCACGCGGAACTATACGGTTCGCTTCGGTTCCGGCGGTATCCTCTGGAGCCTGGGCCGCGTGCAGACGCCTGTGCTGGCGATGATCGCTGGCCGCGACGACGAGATTCGCACCTTCCGCCCGCAGAAGTTCTGGGAGCTGTTGACGCTCTATCGCGACGTCCGCTTCCGCTTCACCGGCGATCGCTTCACCAAACAGGACGAAGCCGAAGCCCTGCTGGCGAACGTCCGTCCGCATCCGCTCGTCATCCAGAAGGCGAACAGCAAGCCGGAACAATCCCTGCCGCCGCAACTGTACGACCTGACGGAATTGCAGCGCGACATGAACCGCCGGTACGGCATGTCGGCCGCCTCCGTGCTGCAGGGAGCCCAGTCGCTGTACGAGGCGAAGCTGATCTCCTATCCCCGCACCGACTCCCGCTATCTGGGCAGCGAGATGAAAAGCGAGGCCCAGCGGATTATGCAGCGACTGCAGACCTTCAAGCCACAGGAGGTCGGCAAGCTGAACCTCCAGGCGTTGCCGTTCAATGGACGCATCATCAACAGCCAGAAGGTCAGCGACCACCATGCAATCATTCCGACCGGCGCGTCGCCTGCCAGCCTGGCCGATCGGGAGCGGAAGATTTTTGAAGCGATTGTGATCCGCTTCATCGCCGCGTTCTATCCGCCGTGCATAAAGGAAGCGACCACGGTCGACGCGCTAGCCGGCAAAACGCCGTTCCGGGCCCGCGGCGTGCGGATTGTTTCGCCAGGCTGGACGGAGCTTTATCCACGCAAAGCCAAAGGGAAAGAAGCCGACGACGCCCAGCCGCTGCCCGCCTTCAAGCCAGGTGAAAGCGGTCCCCACAAACCGTGGATCCAGCCGGGCGAGACCACGCCGCCCAAGCACTTTACCGAGAACACGCTGCTGGGAGCGATGGACACGGCCGGCAAAACGGTCGACGACGCGGAGCTGCGCGAAGCGCTCAAAGAGAAAGGGCTCGGCACGCCGGCGACCCGCGCCGCCATTATTGAAACGCTGCTCAACCGGAAGTACCTTGTCCGCCAGGCGAAGAACCTGGAAGCGACCGACCTGGGCCGATATCTGATCGCTCTGGTCCGCGATCCGCAGTTGAAATCGCCCGAGCTGACCGGCGAATGGGAGTCGATGCTCAAGCGGATCGAAACCGGCAAGGCGGCGCCCGAAGCGTTCATGCAGGAGATCGCCGACTACATCCGGCGGATCCTCCGTTCCAGCGAACCGCTGGAAATCGACGAACAAAAACTGGGCGATTGCCCGCAATGCGGACAGCCCGTCATCGCCGGCAAAAGGGCGTTCGGCTGCTCGGCATGGCGGGGCGGTTGCACGTTTGTGCTGGAGCCCGCTTTCGGCGAAGTGGAGCTGGACCCGCGGCAGGTGCGGGCCCTGCTGCAGCACGGCGTACTGCTGGAACCGATCGAGCTGGGCGATGGACGCAAGCACCAGCTCAGCATGACGCGCACCGGCGCCCTGGTGGAGATTCCCGTCCCCCAGGGAGACGAACAGTCCGGCGGCAAACGGCGCGGCAAGAAGCGGACGTCGCGTCGTTCACGAGCAGGGGATGCGGAACCAGGCGGGACAACACCAGGCGGCGGCAGGACCCGCCGCGCTGCTTCCGGTCGTGCTCGCACTTCGGGCTCGGGAACCAAACGGGCGACGTCGGCGAAGGCCGGCAAGACGACCCGCTCGCGGAAATCGCCCCAAACCGATACGGCCGGCGGCGCGGAAGGGGGGAAGAAAGAGACCGCTTCGACGGCGCTCGGTCTCTGCCCTTTATGCGAAGCGGCGGTGGTCGAGCAGCCCAAGTCGTTCTGCTGCAGTCGCTGGCGGGAAGGCTGCCCGATGACGGTCTGGAAAACCATGTCCGGCAAGCGGATCTCCGCGAGGACCGTGAAAACGCTGCTGCGCGACGGAAAGACATCCGTCCTCAAAGGCTTCAAGTCCCAGGCCGGCCAACCCTTCAGCGCGGCCCTGGTCCTGGTCGACGGCAAGGTGACGTTCGACTTTGATCACTGA
- a CDS encoding alpha/beta hydrolase, whose translation MLRLTSLLPSRQAFAQGAAVCCLAFLTAQLTAQLAAAEPATPPVRTALWPGETPVSSAAITVHRPEKSNGAAVVICPGGGYGGLVKGAEGHGVAQWLNQHGVTGIVLEYELPKGRSEVPLRDAQRALRTARANAQAWGLDPHKIGVMGFSAGGHLASTAGTHFDEGDPQAKDPIDRVSCRPDFQILIYPVVSMGETTHQGSKRNLLGGSPTPEAVALFSNEKQVTADTPPAYLAHAVDDRVVVPANSRNYHAALQAHKVASEYLELPSGGHGLNGYKGPMWEAWKTGSLKWLAAQKFIPQADAAQP comes from the coding sequence ATGCTACGCTTGACTTCGCTGCTTCCCTCCCGCCAGGCGTTCGCCCAGGGCGCTGCCGTTTGTTGCCTGGCCTTTCTGACTGCCCAGCTGACTGCCCAGCTGGCGGCTGCGGAACCGGCGACCCCGCCCGTGCGCACGGCCCTGTGGCCGGGCGAAACGCCCGTCAGCTCGGCGGCGATCACCGTGCATCGACCGGAAAAAAGCAACGGCGCCGCAGTCGTCATCTGCCCCGGCGGCGGCTACGGCGGTCTGGTCAAAGGGGCCGAAGGCCATGGCGTCGCCCAGTGGCTTAACCAGCATGGCGTCACCGGGATTGTGCTCGAATACGAGCTGCCCAAAGGCCGCTCCGAAGTTCCCCTCCGCGACGCCCAGCGGGCCTTGCGTACGGCCCGAGCGAACGCCCAGGCGTGGGGACTTGATCCGCACAAGATCGGCGTGATGGGCTTCTCCGCCGGCGGCCACCTGGCGTCGACCGCGGGGACGCACTTCGATGAAGGCGATCCCCAGGCGAAGGACCCGATCGACCGCGTCAGCTGCCGGCCTGATTTTCAGATCCTGATCTATCCGGTCGTCTCCATGGGAGAGACGACCCACCAGGGATCCAAGCGGAACCTGCTGGGCGGGAGCCCGACGCCGGAAGCCGTCGCGCTCTTCTCCAACGAGAAGCAGGTGACGGCCGACACCCCGCCTGCTTACCTGGCGCATGCCGTCGACGACCGGGTCGTCGTGCCGGCCAACAGCCGGAACTACCACGCCGCGCTCCAGGCCCATAAGGTCGCCAGCGAATACCTGGAACTGCCCAGCGGAGGCCACGGCCTGAACGGCTACAAAGGCCCCATGTGGGAAGCCTGGAAAACGGGCTCTTTGAAATGGCTGGCCGCGCAGAAGTTCATCCCCCAGGCGGACGCAGCGCAACCGTAA
- a CDS encoding tetratricopeptide repeat protein produces MPGGDSQEDLNAHVQQRPQDAVAWFSRGVWRMMKGDTEQAVSDLKEAVRLDPQEARYYLGLSYVRSARRDSAQAIEAATTAIHLVPDYMLAWFQRAEAYEQQGELEKAIADCNEALRLDPAWENVWQLRAALYGQLGEWEKCLADLTSAIHLAPAKAGLYVDRGNTYWQLEQIENALASFTVAIRLDRTNRLAYDCRGHLYCYQGDMEQGVSDLTVVIELAPDDPAGYESRGNAWYEAGDYLAAVNDFTSAVELAPENAFMWRKRAFAQSLRGEYAAALQDYHEALRLAPEDSHAACDLAWLLATCPLAEYRDGDQALRYASQACEQTHEQEWRMLSLLAAAHAEVGDWENAVRRQRQALELLADLAPADKPARQGLRERLQLYQSRQPYRELPSGDKDAD; encoded by the coding sequence GTGCCTGGGGGGGACTCGCAGGAAGATCTAAACGCCCATGTGCAGCAGCGTCCGCAGGATGCCGTCGCCTGGTTCAGTCGAGGCGTCTGGCGGATGATGAAGGGAGACACAGAGCAGGCCGTTAGCGACCTGAAAGAAGCCGTGCGCCTTGATCCCCAGGAGGCGAGGTATTACCTCGGACTATCGTACGTCCGGTCCGCCCGGCGTGACTCCGCGCAGGCGATCGAAGCGGCGACCACTGCGATTCATCTGGTTCCCGATTACATGCTGGCCTGGTTTCAACGCGCCGAGGCGTACGAGCAGCAGGGCGAACTCGAAAAGGCGATCGCCGACTGCAACGAAGCGCTGCGACTCGACCCCGCCTGGGAGAACGTGTGGCAACTGCGTGCTGCCCTCTATGGCCAGCTGGGCGAGTGGGAGAAGTGCCTGGCGGACCTGACATCGGCCATCCACCTGGCGCCGGCCAAGGCCGGCTTGTACGTTGACCGCGGCAACACGTACTGGCAGCTGGAGCAGATTGAGAACGCCCTCGCCAGTTTTACCGTCGCCATTCGTCTGGATCGGACGAACCGGCTTGCCTATGACTGCCGGGGACATCTGTACTGTTACCAGGGCGACATGGAGCAGGGCGTCTCCGACCTGACTGTCGTCATTGAACTCGCGCCGGACGACCCGGCGGGTTACGAGAGTCGTGGAAACGCCTGGTATGAGGCGGGCGATTATCTGGCCGCCGTGAACGACTTTACCTCTGCCGTGGAGCTTGCTCCCGAGAATGCTTTTATGTGGAGGAAGCGAGCCTTCGCACAGTCATTAAGGGGAGAGTACGCCGCCGCCCTGCAGGATTACCACGAAGCGCTGCGTCTTGCCCCCGAGGATTCTCACGCCGCCTGCGACCTGGCGTGGCTGCTGGCGACCTGTCCCCTGGCCGAGTACCGCGATGGCGACCAGGCGCTGCGGTACGCCAGCCAGGCCTGTGAACAGACGCATGAGCAGGAGTGGCGCATGCTCAGCTTGCTGGCGGCCGCACATGCCGAAGTCGGCGACTGGGAAAATGCCGTCCGACGGCAGCGCCAGGCCCTCGAACTCTTAGCCGACCTGGCGCCGGCCGACAAACCGGCCCGGCAGGGCCTGCGCGAGCGGCTGCAGCTTTATCAGTCCCGGCAGCCATATCGCGAACTCCCATCCGGCGATAAGGATGCGGACTGA
- a CDS encoding MarR family winged helix-turn-helix transcriptional regulator, giving the protein MKDSAKELADPKPAFDSPEQEVFLHLWRTFDCLKKLEEQLFGQYDLSAQQYNALRLLQAVFPAGTQTMDLGRRLISRGPDTTRMLDRLEKRGLISRSRLPDNRRVVEIFITDQGQQLLQEMAPAVLEMHQRQLGHLSGPQQRQLVKLLKRSRQPHEDATCDWLED; this is encoded by the coding sequence ATGAAGGATTCTGCGAAAGAACTTGCTGACCCGAAGCCTGCGTTCGACTCGCCCGAACAGGAGGTGTTCCTGCATTTGTGGCGGACGTTCGACTGTCTGAAAAAGCTCGAGGAGCAGCTGTTCGGCCAGTACGATCTGTCGGCCCAGCAGTACAACGCCCTGCGGCTGCTGCAGGCGGTCTTTCCGGCTGGCACGCAGACGATGGATCTGGGTCGGCGGTTAATCTCGCGCGGACCCGACACCACACGGATGCTGGACCGGCTGGAAAAACGCGGGCTGATCTCGCGGTCCCGCCTGCCCGACAATCGTCGGGTGGTAGAAATTTTCATCACCGACCAGGGGCAACAGCTGCTGCAGGAGATGGCTCCGGCGGTGCTGGAGATGCATCAGCGGCAGCTGGGACATTTGTCCGGTCCGCAGCAACGTCAGCTGGTCAAACTTTTGAAACGTAGCCGTCAGCCGCATGAAGACGCCACCTGCGACTGGCTGGAAGATTAA